In Chroogloeocystis siderophila 5.2 s.c.1, a genomic segment contains:
- the dnaG gene encoding DNA primase, with protein MQIPRLHPDTIEEVKQRVDIVDVVSEHVVLRKRGKDYVGLCPFHDEKTPSFSVSPTKQMYYCFGCNAGGNAIKFLMEVGKSSFSEVVLDLARRYQVPVQSLAPEQRQELQRQLSLREQLYEILAIAAQFYQHALRQPQGEAALEYLQSTRKLSLETIQQFGLGYAPTSWETLYRYLVEQKHYPVQLLEQAGLIRQRQSKNSYYDYFRDRLMIPIHDIQGRVIGFGGRTLGDEQPKYLNSPETQLFNKGKTLFALDQAKSAISHADQAVVVEGYFDAIALHAAGITNAVASLGTALSLDQVRQLLRYTESKQLVLNFDADAAGTQAAERAISEIATLAYRGEVSLRILNLPEGKDADEYLHTYTPEHYREILQKAPLWLDWQIQQIVANRDLKQADQFQQVAQKMVKLLKLIDNSDTRNHYIFRCAELLSLGDSRLISLQAETLSQQVTPVQSNRKPQPFKKQQQSSAFPLTSDRSLLEQAEALLLRIYLHCPEHRQAITEALQARDLQFSLSHHRFLWQQILAETALENNPVSSDASDPLFSRLQTRCLQFEREMTSISHLFYLDEKTEHDLLRATQGVQAAIACMERVMCEKRYRLYLELWEAIDPKEDPERSRSYYELLYTEQRRLQQLDRQRQFSLTDLI; from the coding sequence ATGCAAATTCCGCGCCTGCATCCAGACACAATTGAAGAAGTTAAGCAACGAGTTGATATCGTCGATGTGGTATCAGAACACGTTGTTCTGCGCAAGCGTGGTAAAGATTATGTAGGTTTGTGTCCTTTCCACGACGAAAAAACTCCGAGTTTCAGTGTTAGCCCAACGAAGCAGATGTATTACTGCTTTGGCTGTAACGCTGGAGGAAACGCCATTAAGTTTTTGATGGAAGTCGGGAAAAGTTCGTTTAGTGAAGTTGTTTTAGATTTAGCGCGGCGCTACCAAGTACCCGTACAAAGCCTCGCACCCGAACAACGCCAAGAACTACAGCGTCAATTATCGTTACGCGAACAGCTTTACGAGATTCTAGCGATCGCTGCTCAATTCTATCAACATGCCTTACGTCAACCACAAGGAGAAGCCGCGCTAGAGTATCTGCAATCGACTCGCAAACTCAGCCTAGAAACCATTCAGCAGTTTGGGTTAGGTTACGCACCGACAAGCTGGGAAACGCTTTATCGCTACTTGGTAGAACAAAAGCACTACCCTGTGCAACTTCTAGAACAAGCAGGATTAATTCGCCAACGACAATCAAAAAACAGTTATTACGATTATTTTCGCGATCGCTTGATGATTCCGATTCATGATATCCAAGGACGGGTCATTGGTTTTGGTGGCAGAACTTTAGGCGATGAGCAACCCAAGTATCTTAACTCGCCAGAAACTCAATTATTCAACAAAGGAAAAACGCTGTTTGCCCTCGATCAAGCCAAATCGGCAATTTCGCACGCAGATCAAGCAGTCGTCGTCGAAGGCTATTTTGATGCGATCGCCCTCCACGCCGCCGGAATTACGAACGCAGTAGCTTCGTTGGGTACAGCGTTGAGTTTAGACCAAGTACGCCAATTATTACGCTACACCGAATCAAAACAACTTGTGCTGAACTTTGATGCTGATGCTGCGGGAACGCAAGCCGCAGAACGCGCGATCAGCGAAATTGCAACTCTTGCGTATCGTGGTGAAGTCAGTTTGCGGATTCTCAATTTACCTGAAGGTAAAGATGCTGATGAATATCTACATACCTACACGCCTGAACACTATCGCGAGATATTACAAAAAGCTCCATTGTGGTTAGACTGGCAAATACAACAAATCGTAGCAAACCGCGACTTGAAGCAAGCGGATCAATTTCAGCAAGTCGCCCAAAAAATGGTGAAGTTGCTTAAATTAATTGATAACAGCGATACGCGCAATCATTATATTTTTCGCTGCGCCGAGTTATTGAGTTTAGGTGATTCGCGCCTGATATCCCTACAAGCTGAAACTCTATCGCAGCAAGTCACACCTGTTCAAAGCAACCGCAAACCCCAACCATTTAAAAAGCAGCAGCAATCATCAGCTTTTCCCCTGACAAGCGATCGCAGTCTCCTCGAACAAGCCGAAGCTTTACTACTACGCATTTACCTACATTGTCCCGAACATCGTCAAGCAATTACTGAAGCTTTACAAGCGCGAGATCTACAATTTAGCCTCTCGCATCATCGATTTTTGTGGCAACAAATCTTAGCAGAAACTGCATTAGAAAATAACCCAGTATCATCTGACGCATCAGATCCCTTATTCTCGCGCCTCCAAACCCGCTGCTTACAATTTGAACGAGAGATGACTTCAATATCACACTTATTTTACTTAGATGAGAAAACTGAACACGATCTGCTGCGTGCGACTCAAGGAGTACAAGCAGCGATCGCGTGCATGGAACGCGTCATGTGTGAAAAACGCTATCGCTTATACCTCGAACTTTGGGAAGCAATCGATCCAAAAGAAGATCCAGAGCGATCGCGATCATACTATGAACTCCTCTACACCGAACAGCGCCGCTTACAACAATTAGATCGACAACGCCAATTTTCCCTCACCGATCTCATTTAA
- a CDS encoding LysR family transcriptional regulator: protein MSDITSKIKLSQLRALVAVAEHGNFSTAALHLDISQSAVSHAIAALEEDLGVVLLARGRHGAHPTPVGERIITHARQVLQLLETIAKEANLEKGLHGGQVRIGCFRSVATHILPAVIAEFRNHFPKIAVTITEHYDYIDVEQALREGHADLGFTYLPASDEFETWELLRDDYIVLLPPTAPTTMKQINWKQLAAYPLIVPSTNTCSIRIRNHLRFSDYPLNIAYEVREDSTIVSMVVQGLGAAILPRLAAEPVPPGVQACTLPIPLERIIGVAVLANTLQTPAVFAFLDVLMKSKRFALKAVV from the coding sequence ATGAGTGACATTACTAGTAAAATTAAGCTCTCGCAGTTACGGGCGTTAGTTGCAGTCGCGGAACACGGAAACTTTAGTACGGCTGCGCTACATTTGGATATATCGCAGTCTGCGGTTAGTCATGCGATCGCGGCGTTAGAAGAAGATTTAGGCGTTGTCTTACTCGCGCGTGGGCGTCATGGGGCGCATCCGACACCTGTGGGCGAAAGGATCATTACTCACGCACGCCAGGTACTACAACTACTCGAAACAATCGCTAAAGAAGCAAATCTCGAAAAAGGTTTGCACGGAGGTCAAGTACGAATTGGCTGTTTTCGGAGTGTTGCAACGCACATCTTACCAGCAGTTATTGCCGAGTTTCGCAACCATTTTCCTAAAATTGCTGTTACAATTACTGAACATTACGACTATATTGACGTTGAACAAGCTTTGCGGGAAGGTCATGCGGATCTTGGCTTTACTTATCTCCCTGCAAGTGATGAATTTGAGACTTGGGAATTATTACGTGACGATTATATAGTGTTGCTACCGCCAACTGCTCCAACAACGATGAAACAAATCAACTGGAAGCAATTAGCCGCATATCCTTTAATTGTCCCGTCAACAAATACCTGTTCAATTAGAATTCGCAATCATCTACGCTTTTCCGATTATCCGCTCAACATTGCGTATGAAGTTCGCGAAGATTCAACAATTGTCAGCATGGTTGTTCAAGGATTGGGTGCAGCAATTTTGCCACGACTAGCCGCCGAACCCGTACCACCAGGAGTACAAGCGTGTACTTTACCGATTCCCCTTGAAAGAATCATCGGAGTGGCAGTGTTGGCGAATACACTGCAAACACCCGCAGTTTTTGCGTTTCTGGATGTTCTAATGAAATCAAAGCGATTTGCACTTAAAGCAGTGGTTTAG
- a CDS encoding cytochrome c oxidase subunit 3, whose protein sequence is MTVERANPSGELRNAQNVEANVRQHQEHDAAGNSKFGFIVFLLSESVIFLSFFAGYIVYKTTTPDWYPPGVTGLETKEPLINTLVLVSSSFVIYVAERYLHDKKLWGFRLFLLATMAMGSYFLFGQAVEWQGLPFSYQSGVFGGTFFLLTGFHGLHVLTGILLQALMLVRSFIPGNYDNGFFGVEATSLFWHFVDVIWIVLYTLIYVWQ, encoded by the coding sequence ATGACAGTAGAAAGAGCGAACCCCTCCGGGGAGCTACGCAACGCACAAAACGTTGAAGCTAACGTTCGACAGCACCAGGAACATGACGCAGCAGGTAATAGTAAGTTCGGCTTTATCGTGTTTCTGCTGTCGGAAAGCGTTATTTTTCTGAGCTTCTTTGCAGGTTACATTGTCTACAAAACCACGACTCCTGATTGGTATCCACCAGGGGTAACAGGGTTGGAAACAAAAGAACCACTGATTAATACGCTCGTACTGGTATCGAGTAGTTTTGTGATCTACGTCGCTGAGCGTTATTTACACGATAAAAAACTGTGGGGCTTTCGCCTCTTTCTCTTAGCCACTATGGCAATGGGCAGCTATTTTCTATTCGGACAAGCTGTGGAATGGCAGGGTTTACCCTTTAGCTACCAGTCAGGTGTGTTCGGCGGTACATTCTTTTTATTAACAGGATTTCATGGCTTGCACGTTCTCACTGGAATTCTCCTGCAAGCATTGATGTTGGTGCGATCATTTATCCCTGGTAATTACGACAACGGTTTTTTTGGTGTTGAAGCAACGTCTTTATTCTGGCACTTTGTTGATGTCATTTGGATTGTGTTGTACACGCTAATTTATGTTTGGCAGTAG
- the ctaD gene encoding cytochrome c oxidase subunit I: MTNISLEAPEVVRGQPYPGAPDNWKRFFTFSTDHKVIGIQYIVTSFFFFLIGGTFSMIMRGELITPDADLVDRTVYNALFTMHGSIMLFMWTFPVLVGLGNYLVPLMIGARDMAFPRLNAVSFWMIPVVGILMLSSFLVPGGPSQSGWWAYPPVSLQNPTGNLINGQVLWILAVAISGVSSIMGAVNFVTTIFRMRAPGMTWFRTPAFVWSVLAAQLIQLYGLPALTGGAVMLLLDLTIGTSFFAPERGGNPILYQHFFWFYSHPAVYVMILPVFGMYSEILPVHARKPLFGYRVIAASSILITIISGFVWVHHMFASATPGWMRMFFMVTTMLVAIPSGIKVFGWVATIWGGKIRFTTPMLFALGGISNWVFAGITGIFLGSVPIDIHVNNTYFVVGHFHYVLYGAIVMGIYAGIYHWFPKMTGRMYYEGLGKLHFALTYLGTALTFVPMHPLGLMGMPRRVASYDLEFAYWNVIASIGGFLLGLSTLPFILNMVSSWIRGEKVGNNPWRAYGLEWLTSSPPTVENFEELPIVVSGPYGYGRNQPLVGNTPNPELTEFPESLTQQQTS, translated from the coding sequence ATGACAAACATTTCGCTTGAGGCTCCAGAAGTCGTTCGCGGACAGCCCTACCCTGGTGCGCCCGATAACTGGAAGCGATTTTTTACCTTCAGCACCGATCACAAAGTCATCGGCATTCAATATATCGTCACATCGTTCTTCTTTTTCTTGATCGGTGGTACGTTTTCGATGATTATGCGAGGCGAACTGATTACCCCCGATGCAGATTTAGTCGATCGCACTGTTTATAATGCGCTGTTCACAATGCATGGCTCAATCATGCTGTTTATGTGGACATTTCCCGTTTTGGTCGGACTCGGAAATTATTTAGTACCGCTGATGATCGGGGCGCGCGATATGGCATTTCCCCGACTTAACGCGGTTTCTTTCTGGATGATTCCTGTAGTAGGCATTCTCATGCTATCCAGTTTTCTCGTCCCAGGAGGTCCATCGCAGTCAGGATGGTGGGCTTATCCGCCAGTAAGTTTGCAAAACCCGACAGGAAATCTCATCAACGGACAGGTGTTATGGATTTTGGCAGTCGCAATTTCCGGCGTATCTTCGATCATGGGCGCGGTGAATTTTGTCACCACCATCTTTCGGATGCGTGCACCAGGAATGACCTGGTTTAGAACACCTGCGTTTGTATGGTCGGTACTAGCGGCGCAGTTGATTCAACTGTACGGGCTACCAGCGCTGACAGGCGGTGCGGTGATGCTGTTGCTCGATCTTACGATCGGTACGAGTTTTTTTGCTCCAGAGCGGGGGGGTAATCCTATATTGTATCAACATTTTTTCTGGTTTTACTCGCATCCGGCAGTTTATGTCATGATTCTGCCAGTATTTGGGATGTATTCTGAAATTTTGCCCGTTCATGCGCGTAAACCGTTATTCGGCTATCGCGTGATCGCAGCGTCATCAATTCTCATCACAATCATTAGTGGCTTTGTGTGGGTGCATCATATGTTTGCTAGTGCGACTCCTGGCTGGATGCGGATGTTTTTCATGGTGACGACGATGCTAGTCGCAATTCCCTCTGGTATCAAAGTTTTTGGTTGGGTAGCAACGATTTGGGGCGGCAAAATTCGCTTCACGACACCAATGTTATTTGCACTTGGTGGCATTAGTAACTGGGTATTTGCCGGAATCACAGGAATTTTTCTTGGATCAGTGCCGATTGATATTCATGTCAATAACACTTACTTTGTCGTGGGACATTTCCATTACGTGCTGTATGGCGCGATCGTCATGGGGATCTATGCCGGAATTTATCACTGGTTTCCTAAGATGACTGGACGTATGTATTACGAAGGTTTGGGCAAGCTGCACTTTGCGCTAACTTACCTAGGAACCGCGTTAACCTTCGTGCCGATGCATCCCCTAGGATTAATGGGAATGCCACGTCGCGTCGCCTCCTATGACTTAGAATTTGCCTACTGGAACGTCATCGCGAGTATTGGCGGTTTTCTGTTAGGACTGTCTACACTACCATTTATTCTCAACATGGTGAGTTCCTGGATTCGCGGCGAGAAAGTGGGTAACAATCCTTGGCGAGCCTACGGCTTAGAGTGGCTTACCTCATCACCCCCAACGGTGGAAAACTTTGAAGAACTGCCAATTGTGGTTTCGGGTCCCTACGGCTACGGTAGAAATCAACCACTCGTAGGAAATACTCCTAATCCAGAGTTGACTGAATTTCCTGAATCTCTCACACAGCAGCAAACATCATGA
- a CDS encoding GMC oxidoreductase: MIVDDQYYDVIIVGTGAGGGTLARKLAPTGKKILLLDRGELIYRESSELVDTEIFKKEQFHAPESWYDNTGEPFYPQTYYAVGGNTKIWSGVLQRMRERDFEEVKHQGGISPAWALQYQDFEPYYTEAEKLYQVHGKLEDDPTEPPHSEPYPFAEVAHEPMVQRIGETLTDQGLHPFYLPLGLGDRGRTDAEDTGVSPVLKNENVTLKTSAQVVCLHTNPSGSEIKAVQAKIGEQSYLFLGDIIVLACGAVNSAALLLRSANEKHPNGIANGSGLVGRNLMKQLLSVVVQLTATSNSGTFSRTLGLNDFYWGDKDFPYPMGHVQNSGGIFQDVIFAEAPPILSVLSRLMPDFGLRQLATHSIGWWLKTEDLPHPDNRVHYVGDKLRIDYTANNVEAHDRLVYRWVDVLKSVEQSQPNVFNRTTHPRSDMPIQVVAHQCGTCRFGEDPATSVLDLNCRAHEVHNLYVVDSSFFPSHASVSPGLTVIANALRVGDRLIEQLK, from the coding sequence ATGATCGTTGACGACCAATACTATGACGTTATTATTGTTGGTACGGGCGCAGGTGGTGGAACATTAGCACGCAAGCTAGCACCCACAGGGAAAAAGATCTTGCTGCTTGATCGCGGAGAATTGATCTATCGCGAAAGCTCAGAATTAGTCGATACAGAAATTTTCAAAAAAGAGCAATTTCACGCGCCTGAATCTTGGTATGACAATACAGGAGAGCCATTTTATCCGCAAACGTACTACGCCGTTGGTGGAAATACAAAGATCTGGAGTGGCGTTTTGCAGCGAATGCGCGAACGTGACTTTGAGGAAGTAAAGCATCAAGGCGGAATTTCTCCTGCATGGGCACTGCAATATCAAGACTTTGAGCCTTACTACACTGAAGCCGAGAAGTTATATCAAGTACACGGTAAACTTGAAGATGACCCCACCGAACCGCCGCATAGCGAACCTTATCCTTTTGCAGAAGTGGCGCACGAGCCAATGGTGCAACGCATTGGTGAAACGCTCACTGATCAAGGGTTGCATCCTTTTTATTTACCGCTAGGATTAGGCGATCGCGGTAGAACTGATGCGGAAGATACCGGAGTTAGCCCCGTTCTCAAGAACGAAAACGTGACGCTCAAAACCTCTGCACAGGTTGTTTGTCTACATACCAACCCATCAGGTTCGGAGATCAAAGCTGTTCAAGCAAAAATTGGCGAACAGTCCTATTTATTTTTGGGTGATATTATCGTGCTTGCCTGTGGTGCAGTGAACTCGGCGGCATTGCTGCTACGGTCTGCTAATGAAAAACACCCGAACGGAATTGCCAATGGTTCTGGTTTGGTAGGACGAAATTTGATGAAACAACTGCTATCGGTTGTAGTGCAGTTAACCGCTACCTCTAATTCTGGTACATTTTCCCGCACGCTGGGGCTAAATGATTTTTATTGGGGTGATAAAGATTTTCCGTATCCGATGGGTCACGTGCAAAACTCTGGGGGCATTTTTCAAGATGTCATTTTCGCCGAAGCACCACCGATTTTGTCTGTATTGTCGAGGCTGATGCCAGATTTTGGCTTGCGACAGTTAGCAACGCATTCAATCGGTTGGTGGCTGAAAACCGAAGATTTACCCCATCCCGACAATCGCGTTCATTATGTGGGAGATAAATTACGAATTGACTATACTGCAAACAATGTAGAAGCGCACGATCGCTTAGTCTATCGTTGGGTTGATGTGTTGAAAAGCGTTGAACAGTCGCAACCTAATGTATTCAATCGCACAACACATCCGCGCAGTGATATGCCGATCCAGGTTGTTGCACATCAGTGCGGTACGTGTCGCTTTGGCGAAGATCCAGCCACTTCGGTATTGGATCTTAACTGTCGCGCCCACGAAGTCCACAATCTTTATGTTGTCGATAGCAGCTTTTTCCCGTCTCATGCTAGCGTGAGTCCTGGTTTAACCGTCATCGCTAATGCTTTGCGAGTGGGCGATCGCTTAATCGAGCAGTTGAAGTAA
- a CDS encoding N-formylglutamate amidohydrolase, whose translation MTSSSWALTQGDGPTVAVALHDGHDIREEVAPLLSVTEADRWREEDPYTAHWTKIADTRIVARRSRFEFDLNRSRDKSVYIKPEDAWGLKVWKKRPPRVIVERSWAEHDAFYAMLEKVLSDIERRHRRFVVFELHTYNHLRFGPDSLPADPRYNPQINIGTGTLNRQRWAPVIDRFTQDLRAFNFLGRHLDVRENINFSGGYFPRWVHQTFPDSACVLSIEVKKFFMNEWTNEVDIVQLDAIRQALQSTVPGILEALNQVDTDVVNNTYQFV comes from the coding sequence ATGACATCAAGTAGCTGGGCATTAACACAAGGAGATGGACCAACTGTTGCTGTGGCGCTGCACGATGGTCACGATATCCGCGAAGAAGTCGCCCCGTTACTCAGTGTTACCGAAGCGGATCGCTGGCGCGAAGAAGATCCGTACACTGCTCATTGGACAAAGATTGCCGATACCAGAATTGTTGCACGGCGATCGCGGTTTGAATTTGACCTCAATCGTAGCCGCGATAAATCCGTCTATATTAAACCTGAAGATGCTTGGGGATTAAAGGTTTGGAAAAAAAGACCACCCCGCGTGATCGTGGAGCGTTCTTGGGCAGAACACGACGCCTTCTATGCGATGTTAGAAAAAGTTTTGAGCGATATTGAACGTCGTCATCGTCGCTTCGTTGTATTTGAACTGCATACTTACAATCACTTGCGTTTTGGACCTGATTCACTACCCGCCGATCCGCGCTACAATCCACAAATCAACATTGGTACAGGAACGCTCAATCGTCAGCGCTGGGCACCTGTTATCGACCGCTTTACGCAAGATTTGCGAGCTTTCAACTTTTTGGGTAGACATCTAGACGTCCGCGAAAATATTAACTTCTCCGGCGGTTACTTTCCCCGCTGGGTGCATCAAACCTTTCCTGATTCAGCGTGCGTTTTGTCGATTGAAGTCAAAAAGTTTTTTATGAACGAATGGACAAATGAAGTAGACATCGTGCAATTAGATGCGATTCGTCAAGCGTTGCAATCTACTGTTCCAGGTATTCTAGAAGCTTTAAATCAAGTTGATACGGATGTCGTCAACAACACTTATCAATTTGTTTAA
- a CDS encoding DMT family transporter: MSFLSLDLSLTGELAALSAACLWAVASVIYSRVGQTIHPLELNLFKGAIAVVLLLFTIFISGDVLPPLAFNDYLFFILSGMLGIGLGDSAFLTALKYLGARRTLLMETLAPPMTAILALLFLQEQLSFAAWCGIILTIVGIAWVLSERTPNIGTHHPTHLLRGISFGILAAIALATGAVLSRAVFATTTVSSLWAALLRLSGGLCILIPWVALKTRSSGLKLPSRRAIAAIFIASFTGTYLGIWLQQTAIKLTAAGIALTLTNTSPLFVLPLAAAMGERISFRAIAGVAIAIAGIAVLFYLQ; encoded by the coding sequence ATGTCATTTTTATCTTTAGACTTGAGCTTAACAGGTGAATTAGCCGCTTTATCTGCTGCTTGCTTGTGGGCGGTGGCTTCAGTTATCTATAGTCGCGTTGGACAAACGATTCATCCTCTCGAACTCAACTTGTTCAAAGGTGCGATCGCAGTTGTTCTTTTGCTATTCACTATATTCATTAGTGGCGATGTTCTCCCTCCATTGGCATTTAACGATTATTTATTCTTCATACTAAGTGGAATGCTGGGCATCGGTTTAGGCGATTCTGCGTTCCTGACTGCCTTAAAATACCTCGGTGCGCGGCGAACCTTGCTCATGGAAACCTTAGCACCGCCAATGACTGCAATTTTGGCGTTGCTCTTTCTTCAAGAACAGTTGAGTTTTGCTGCTTGGTGTGGTATTATACTCACTATTGTGGGAATAGCGTGGGTATTAAGCGAAAGAACTCCTAATATTGGCACGCACCACCCAACTCATTTACTACGCGGTATCAGTTTCGGCATTTTAGCCGCGATCGCTTTAGCAACAGGTGCAGTACTTTCTCGCGCTGTGTTTGCCACAACAACTGTTAGCTCATTGTGGGCGGCACTTTTGCGCTTGAGTGGTGGTTTATGCATACTCATACCATGGGTAGCGCTGAAAACACGTAGTTCTGGGCTAAAATTGCCCTCACGACGCGCGATCGCTGCAATTTTCATCGCATCTTTTACCGGAACTTATCTCGGAATTTGGCTGCAACAAACTGCTATTAAATTGACAGCGGCAGGAATTGCGCTAACACTGACTAATACAAGTCCTTTATTTGTCTTACCACTTGCAGCAGCGATGGGCGAACGAATTAGCTTCCGAGCGATCGCCGGTGTAGCAATTGCGATCGCGGGAATTGCTGTCTTATTTTATTTGCAATAG
- a CDS encoding glutamate-cysteine ligase family protein — MSVEDRRIGLEQEFFLVDELGVISHCGDEYLQRCQEVAVAEGRNPQHFAPEWVKSMVEINTPPAYSVTELATEYLGNLKVALKVAKEMSLRLYPLSTYPLHVMPTIRNKLWYHVQVRTIGFDRFMHAARCTGTHIHLDLPAGIIDRRVGVSYNSTPQAREELLNIYNLATALDPSLIVLSRACPFYEGRVMKFAAHTVRYRGSDVFGWEGVYTHLQSVGGLQPYAADIEELVELQFARYYSWLAAMDRAGVERHLFKEAGGNLLKAAWNRVRLNGIGTVEMRGTDSNYPQVILAIATLLYHAAHRVRTEHLTVKPTEGLRIFELNGNILAVPDFYYLDGDLLYAAVTEGVQSAEVVAYLDSILDFALQEGGEGSHYLKTLRSALGEYQTTEAEILQDFFPTTEEISQEDGLRLVRQCCDKLEQQVAFLEQSHLEMLAE, encoded by the coding sequence ATGAGTGTAGAAGATCGGCGGATCGGGCTTGAGCAAGAATTTTTTCTTGTAGATGAACTTGGTGTCATTTCGCATTGCGGTGATGAATACTTACAGCGCTGTCAAGAAGTCGCAGTAGCTGAAGGACGTAACCCGCAACATTTTGCACCGGAATGGGTAAAAAGTATGGTGGAAATTAACACACCACCTGCTTACAGCGTGACAGAGTTAGCAACAGAATATCTAGGTAATCTTAAGGTGGCGCTCAAGGTAGCTAAGGAAATGAGTCTCAGACTTTACCCTTTGTCTACATACCCGCTGCACGTCATGCCGACAATTCGCAATAAGCTATGGTATCACGTGCAAGTTCGCACAATTGGCTTTGATCGCTTTATGCACGCGGCGCGGTGTACAGGAACGCACATTCATTTAGATCTCCCAGCAGGAATCATTGACCGACGCGTAGGCGTGTCTTACAACTCTACACCCCAAGCACGCGAAGAACTGTTGAATATTTATAACTTGGCAACAGCGTTAGATCCATCGCTGATTGTACTATCGCGGGCGTGTCCTTTTTACGAAGGACGCGTCATGAAATTTGCAGCGCATACCGTACGTTATCGCGGTAGTGACGTTTTTGGTTGGGAAGGAGTGTATACACATTTGCAATCGGTTGGTGGATTACAGCCGTATGCAGCAGATATTGAAGAATTAGTCGAGTTACAGTTTGCGCGATACTACTCTTGGTTAGCCGCAATGGATCGGGCTGGAGTCGAACGACATTTGTTTAAAGAAGCTGGGGGAAATCTCCTCAAAGCGGCGTGGAATCGCGTGCGACTAAATGGAATTGGTACGGTAGAAATGCGCGGAACCGATAGCAACTACCCCCAAGTGATTTTAGCGATCGCCACGCTACTTTATCATGCAGCACATCGCGTGCGCACTGAACATCTAACTGTTAAACCGACTGAGGGATTACGCATCTTTGAGTTGAACGGCAATATTCTTGCTGTACCAGACTTTTACTATCTTGATGGTGACTTGCTGTATGCTGCGGTGACGGAGGGCGTACAAAGTGCTGAAGTTGTAGCGTATTTAGATTCAATTCTTGATTTTGCACTCCAAGAAGGTGGGGAAGGATCGCACTATCTCAAAACATTAAGATCTGCGCTAGGAGAATATCAAACTACCGAAGCCGAAATTTTGCAAGACTTTTTCCCCACCACAGAAGAAATCTCGCAAGAAGACGGGTTACGCTTGGTACGTCAGTGTTGCGACAAATTAGAACAGCAAGTTGCCTTTCTAGAACAATCGCATTTGGAGATGCTTGCGGAGTAA